CCCATGCAGCGCCGCCGGCGTATTCACCACCAACCGCGTCAAGGCCGCGCCGGTGCTCTATGATCAGGCGCTGCTGGCCCGTAATGCCGCCGGCATCCGCGCGGTGATCACGAACGCTGGCTGCGCCAATGCCTGTACCGGCCCGCGTGGCATGGACGATGCCCGCCGCACGGCCGAGCTGACCGCGTATGGCCTGCGCTGCCATCCCGACGACGTGCTGGTGCTCAGCACCGGCGTGATCGGCCGGCACCTCGATATGGACAAGCTGGCCCAGGGCATCGCTACCGTCACATCCAGCGCCGCCCCCCAACACGGCGCGCCCGTCGCCGCCCGCGCGATTATGACCACCGACACCCGCCCGAAGGTTGCTCGCACGGTGGTCGAGATCGGCGGCCGGCCGGTCACAATCGCCGGCATGTGCAAGGGCGCCGGCATGATCCACCCGAACATGGCGACCATGCTCGCGATCGTCACCACCGATGCGGCCGCCGAGCCGGCGCTGCTGCAGCAGGCGCTGCGCCAGGCCGCCAGCCGCAGCTTCAACTGCGTCAGCGTCGATGGCGACATGAGCACCAACGATACGCTGCTGCTGCTGGCCTCGGGCTCCTCGGGCGTGAAACTCACCGCCGCCGATGGCGCATTCGTCGCGGCGCTGACCGACGTATGTATCGATCTGTCCAGGCAGATCGCGCGCGACGGCGAGGGCGCCACCCGCCTGATCGAGATCCGCGTCAGCGGCGCGGCCGACGAAGCCCAGGCGCACATGGTTGGCGACAGTATCGCGCGCTCGCCGCTGTTCAAGTGCGCGGTACACGGCGGCGACCCCAACTGGGGCCGGGTGCTGTGCGCGGCCGGCTATAGCGGCGCCGCGATCGACGCCGACCGGCTCTCGCTCAGCTTCGGCCAGCCCGGCCGCGCGCAGGTACAGGTGGTCGCTAGCGGCCTGCCGCTGGATTATGCCGAGCACGCGGCGGCCGCGCGGCTGCGCGACGACCCGGTGTATGTCAATCTCGACCTGGGCCTGGGCGCGGCTGAGGCGACCGTCTGGACATGCGATTTCAGCCGGGAGTATGTCGAGATCAACGCGCACTATACAACGTGACACGATGACAAGATGACACGATGACAAGATGACAAGATGACAAGATGACAAGATGACAATGTCACCCGGCCATCGTGCCACCCGGTCATCGTGTCACCCGGTCATCGCGTCACCTGGTCATCGTGTCATAGCCGTAGGCAGTTATGTGGTAGGAAGGATCTCGAACCTATGTGGGGCGGCCGCTTCTCAGGCAGCATTGACGAGCGCATGGCGCGCTTCAATCACTCATACCCGTTCGACTGGCGCATGTGGGCCGAAGACATCAGCGGCAGCATGGCCTGGGCGCGCCAGCTGCACGCGGCCGGCATTATCGCCGCCGACGAGCTGGCCGCGCTGCTGGCCGGGCTCGAAGCCGTGCGCGCCGAGTTTGCGGCCGGCCAGTTCGCGGCGCTGGCCTCCGACGAAGACATCCACAGCGCGGTCGAGCGGCGCCTGGGCGAGCTGGCCGGCGCGGTGGCCGGCAAGCTGCACACCGGCCGCAGCCGCAACGACCAGGTAGCCACCGATGTGCGCCTGTGGGTGCTGGGCGCGCTCGGGCGGGCCGATGCCGCCGTGCGCGAGCTGCAGGCCGCGCTGCTGGCCCAGGCCGAGGCCGCCGGCGCGGCGCTGATGCCTGGCTATACCCACCTCCAGCGCGCCCAGCCCATCCTGCTGGCCCACTGGCTGCTGGCGCACTTCTGGCCGCTTCAGCGCGACCGCGAGCGCCTGGCCGATTGCGCAAAGCGCGTGGCCGTGCTGCCACTCGGCGCGGGCGCAATTGCCGGCACACCGCTGCGCATCGACCGTGCGGCACTGGCGGCCGACCTGGGGTTCCAGGCGATCAGCCCCAACAGCGTCGATGCCGTCAGCGACCGCGATTTCGCCGCCGAGTTTCTGTTCGCCGCCGCGCTGATCGGGCTGCACCTCAGCCGCCTGGCCGAAGATATGATCATCTACAGTACTAGCGAGTTTGGCTTTGTAGTGCTCGACGACGCCTATTCAACCGGCTCGAGCCTGATGCCGCAGAAGAAAAACCCCGACTCGTTCGAGCTGCTGCGTGGCAAGTCTGGCCGCCTGATCGGCGATCTCGTCGGGCTGCTGACGGTGCTGAAGGGCCTGCCGGCGGCCTACGACAAAGACCTGCAGGAAGACAAGCAGCCACTATTCGATTCTGCCGACACACTCGAGCTGGCGCTGCCGGTGGCCGCCGGCGCGATTGCCACGGCGCGCTTCAACACCGAGCGCATGCGCGCCGCGCTCGACGACGCGATGCTCGCCACCGACCTGGCCGACTACCTGGTCGAGCGCGGCGTGGCGTTCCGCGCGGCGCATCAGGCCGTGGGCATGCTCGTGCGCGCGGCCGAGCAGCGCGGCCTGGCCCTCTCGCAGCTGCCATTCGACATATTCCGCGCGGCCAGCCCGGCCTTCGGCGAGGATGTGCTCGATATATTCGACCCGGCGCGCTCGGCCGCAGCGCGGGCGGTGCCTGGCGCCACCGCACCGGCGGCGGTGCGTGCGCAGATCGAACAGGCGCACGCGTGCCTTGGGCAGGCCACTCATGCATAGCCCGGCGGCGCTTCCGCGCCAACGATCACGGATCATCCTGGCAGTGGCTTGCCTGTGCTTCTTCGCGATCGGCACGGCCATGGCGGCAATCGGGCCGGCGCTGCCCGAGCTGGCCGCGCATGCCGGCAGCAAGATCGAAGCGGTCGGCACGCTGTTCAGCGCCGTGTTTCTTGGCGCGCTGCTGGCTCAGCTGGCGGCCGGCCAGCTCAGCGACCGCGTCGACCTGCGCCTGCTGCTGCTGGCCGGTATGACGCTGTTCGGGCTGGGCACGCTGGGCTATGCCACCAGCCGAATGCTGCCGCTGACACTCGCCTGCGCGCTGCTGGCCGGGCTGGGCCAGGGCACACTGATCGTCGGCATAAATATCGCGCTGGTGCGGGCGTTTGCCGAGCGTAGCACCACCGCGCTCAACCTGGCCAACGTATTCTTTGGGGCCGGCAACGTGGCCGGGCCTGCGCTGGCGGTGCTGTCGCTACGCGCATGGGGCGGTGCCGCGCCGGTGCTCGGGCTTGGCGCTGCGCTGATCCTCATTCCGATCGGGCTGTCCACGCTGATACCCAGGTTCGCACCACCTACTCGCGTGGCGCGCCCGGCCGGTGCGGTGCCGATCTACCGCGCGCCGCTGCTATGGGGGCTGGGCATGCTGCTGCTGGTGTATGTCGGCACCGAGATCAGCCTCTCGGGCTGGACTACCACCTACCTGCAGCGCACCACCGCGCTCGACGCGCGCGCTGGCGCACTCGTGACCGCCGGCTTCTGGCTGGCGCTCACGGTTGGGCGTGTAATCGGTGTGCTGTTGAGCGCGCGGATTGCGCCAAACCAGCTGCTGCAGCTGTGCCTGAGCGGCGCGCTGATCGGCGGCCTGCTGTTGGCCCTGGGCATCGGCAGCGCACCGATCACGATCGCCGCCGTGCTGCTGATCGGCCTGTGCTTCGGCCCAATCTTCCCGACAGTGATTGCGATCAGCGCGCACAGTTTCGGCGAGGCCCAGGGCCGCGCGGTAAGTATCGTCTCGTCGCTCGGTAGCCTCGGCGGCATCCTGCTGCCCTGGCTGCAGGGCCTGCTGCTGGCGCGCAGCGGGCCAATCGCCAGCACGCTGCTGGTGATCGCCGGCATGCTGGCCATGCTCGCGCTGCACGCTGGCCGTAGCCTGGCGCGCCGCGCCGCGCACAAGGCAACCTAGCCTGGCCGGCACTCCTTCCGGCCGCGCTGCACGCCAGCTGCGTCATGTCAGATCCTTAGGAATAAAGCCGGGTGGTTTGGGAAAACATCACACCTTTGTTTACCCGAATTGAGGGTCTGCTCTATCTGAGATCACTATACCAACCGGAGGAGCCACATGATCAAGCACTATCTCTCGGCCGCCGACCTCTCGCGCGAGCAGGCCGAGCAACTGCTTCAGCGCGCGCAGGATCTCAAAGCCGAGTGGCAGGCCGGCGGCCACGCCGCTATGCCGCTGCGCGGCAAGACGCTCGCGCTGGTGTTCGAGAAGCCCTCGCTGCGCACGCGTGTCGCGTTCGAGGCCGGCATGACCCAGCTTGGCGGCCACGGCAGCTACCTCTCGGCCAACGACATCGACATGGGCGGCCGCGAGAGCGTGCCCGACGTGGCGCGCAACCTCAGCCGCTGGGTTCAGGTGATCGCCGCGCGCGTGTTTCGCCACGCCACCGTGGCCGAGCTGGCGCGCCACTCGCGCGTGCCGGTGATCAACGCATTGTGCGACCGCGAGCACCCCTGCCAGGCCCTGGCCGACCTGCTGACGCTCAAGGAGCGCTTTGGGCGCCTGCAGGGCCTGCGGCTGGCTTATGTCGGCGATGGCAACAATGTGTGCCATTCGCTGCTGCTGCTCGGCGCCACGCTGGGCGTGAATGTCGGCGTGGCCTGCCCGCCCGACTACCGGCCCGACCCTGAGATTGTGGCGCAGGCCGAGCGTAGCGCCGCCGAGAGCGATGCCACGATCACGATCAGCTCGTCGCCGGCCGAGGTAGCCGCCGCCGCCGATGCGGTGTATACCGATGTGTGGGCTTCGATGGGCCAGGAGCACGAGGCCGCGCGGCGGCGCCCGGTGTTTCAGCCCTACCAGCTCAACGCTGCGCTGATGGCCCAGGCCGGCCCCGGCGCGCTGGTGATGCACTGCCTGCCGGCCCATCGTGGCGAAGAGATCACCGCCGAGGTGCTCGATGGGCCTAACGCGGTGGTGTTCGACCAGGCCGAGAATCGCTTGCATGTGCAGAAGGCGCTGATCTTGACCTTGCTGGGGCTATAGCGCGCCGGGCCGCTAGCGCCCGCCGCGCTGCTCCAGCCCTGGCGGTCTGTAAGTGATAGGGCCTACGCAGTCGGCGTTTGTAGCCTTCGGCAGAGCGGTACGTTTCGATTATTGTGCTCCAATGTTGGCGCTCCGCGCCAACATTGGAGCATCAGAAGATAGTAGCGTACCATGCTGCTGCAGGCGCATAAGCCTGCAACGCGGGCGACCGCGTGGCTCCTGTAAGTGAGCGAGAGCCTTATGATGAACGCACTGGTATTCTACGAGCATGGCGGGCTCGACAAGCTCCACTACGCTGCGGTGCCCGAGCCGGTGGCCGGCCCCGGCGAGGCGCTGGTCGCAGTGCGCGCGGTCGCGCTCAATCATCTCGACCTGTGGGTGCGTGGCGGGCTGCCGGGGCTGCACCTGGCCATGCCGCATATCGGCGGCTCAGATGTGGCCGGCGTGGTCGCCGCCGTGGGTGATGAGGTCGATGAGGCCTGGGTGGGCCGGCGCGTAGTGATCAACCCCGCGCTCGGCTGCGGGCGCTGCGAAGATTGCCTGGCCGGCCAGCAGTGCCTGTGCGCCGGCTTCCGCGTGTTTGGCGAGCACGTGCCGGGCGGCCTGGCCGAGTATGCCGTCGCGCCGGCTACCAATCTATACGCCATCCCCGGCGATTTCCCGTTCGTCGAAGCCGCCGCTGTGCCGCTGGCCTACCAGACGGCCTGGCGCGCGCTGATCGGCCAGGCCCGGCTGCGTGCCGGCGAGCGCGTGCTGATCCTCGGCGCGGGCGGTGGGGTGGCCTCGGCCGCCATCCAGATCGCGCACCTGGCCGGCGCGTATGTCTATGCTGCTACCAGCACTGAGCAGAAGCAGCAGCGCGCGCTTGAGCTAGGCGCCGACGAGACGATCAACTACCGGCAGGCCGATGTCTCACAGGAGATCTGGCGCCGCACGGGTAAGCGCGGTGTCGACGTGGTGCTCGAAAACGTCGGCCCGGCCACCTGGTCGGGCAGCCTGCGCGCGCTCCGCAAGGGCGGCCGCCTGGTGACCTTCGGCGCCACTACCGGGCGCTTCGCCGAGACCGACCTGAACCTGCTGTTTTGGAAGCAGGCCAGCCTGATCGGCTCGACCATGGCGACGTACGCGGAATTCGAGGCGGTGATGCAGCTGGTGTTTAGCCGCCGGCTGCGCCCGGTGATCGACCGGGTGCTGCCGCTGAGCGCAGGCGCCGAGGCCCAGCGCATCCTCGCGGCCGGCGAGCAGTTCGGCAAGATCGTGCTCGAGCCTTAACGAGTGCAGCCCGCACGGCGTATCGCCGTGCGGGCTGCGGTGTGCCAGAACGCTCGTATTAGCAGTTCTGCGTCCACAGGTTGGTCGGGTCGCTGCAGCTCTGGGTGTCGGGCGGCGTTACCTGCGGCCCGGCCTGGTTGAACGAGTTGTCCAGGTTGGTCGGCCCGCCGAGCGTGCCGTCGCCCAGGTTGCTGGCGTTGATCAGCGGCGAGGCCGGCTCAGGCCCCGACCCTGGCGAGCTGCCGATGAACGTGCCGCCGTTCACCTCAAAGTCGGTGATCACCAGCCGCCCGCTCTCGACGCCGCTGGCCGTCAGCTTGTAGCTGCCCAGCGGCAGCCGCTCGTCGATCGCCAGCACTGCGTAGAAGTCGCCATTGCCGTCGGCGCGCTGGGTCGGCAGGCCGCGCACACCCCCGTCGGGCAGCGTGATCCACAGGCCGACTGGCTCGTTCTGCTTGAACAGCGTGCCCGAGACGGCGATGGCCGGGCCGTTCTGGGTGGTCTCGGCCGAGGCCGGGTAGGCCACTCGCAGGCGCGCCCAGCCGCTGGGGATCGACTGGCGCCCGCGCAGCTCGAACGGTGCGAACACCTGGTATTTGCTGGTGAGGCCGTAGGCCGTAAAGGTGTACGTGCCGGTCTGGTGGGCGCTGGTGAACTGGAAGCTCGACTCGATATTGCCGGCATCGCTGGCAACCTGCGTCGGGTGGCCGATCACCGAGCCGTCGGGTTGGGTGATCCACACGCCGACCTGCTCGTTGGGGTAGAAGCCGGTGCCGTGCAGGTTCACCAGCGCATCGTGCTCGGCCGAGGCCTCGAACGTGCCGTTGCGCCACACCGCCAGCCGCGCCGGGCTGGCTCCGGGCGGTGCGCTCTGGCGCGGCGCCACCACAAAGAAGCCAATCGCAGTCTGGCCACTGTTGTTGCCGAAGGCCGTCATCTGGTAGCAGCCATACGGCCATTTGTTGCTGATCGGGTAGTCGAAGTACAGATCGCCGGCCACGTCAGTCTTGTAGCTGGTGGTGAAGTTGGTGGGCATGTTCACCACGCCGTCGAGCAGATACGCGGCGTCGGGGCTGAAGATCTGGCCGTCGGGGAAGCTGAAGCTGACCGTCACGGTCTCTTGATCCCAGAAGCCGTGCAGCTCCGAGCCAAACAGGCCATTCTGATAGTCCGCCTGGACGGTCTGGCCGATGCGATCACAATGGGCGCTGGTAGACCCATGCACAATGTAGATGGCCGCCGCCGCCGATTGGCGTACGAACAGCCCCAGTACCAGCGTAAGCGCAAGCGTGAAGACCACCGCGGCGCGACGTGAGCGCAAATGTCTCAACATACGCAGATTCCTCCTTAACAATACTCATCGGGCGTACTTCCCAAGCATGTGCCGAACTATCGCGCTCAACCCCGCGCATAGAGCGCATCCGGAATCGATAGCAATCGTCAGAATGGCTGATCCGGCTGAAACACTAGAGCTGCCGGTTCATTTCATGCTGCAATTGCCACGCAACTATGCCGAAGCCAGGCGTGGCCTTCAATCAGGCACAATCATGCACATATCGGCCAGAATATCTGCCGATCGATGCCTGCAAACGTGGCCTCTATCAGATTACCCGGCTCGACACAATCGCACCGGCGAGCATACCGTGCGCGAGGCAGCTGCCTTTCTGCTAAAATAGCGGCGTGGGCGATCCTTTCAGCAAAAACTCAGGTTTTTGTCAGATAATCATAGCCCTGGGCTACTATAACGACAAAGCTCGGTACATGACGTATTGATGACAGCGAAGTCAAAAAGCACTAACTATTTCCAATAAGAATAGTTTCGTGGGTGTACTATGCATGATCGAACGTGCGCGGGCGTGCGGGCGTCGGCCCGGCTGCTGCTGGCCGGCCTGGCGCTGCTAGGCCTGGGTGCGCCGGCGGCGGCGCTGGCGTGTGGCATGCCGCTGGCGGCGCGCATGCCTTCCGAGCAGGCGCTGATCATATTTGCCGGCGGCCGCGAGCAGATTATCACCAGCGTACATTTGCAGGCCGACGGGCCGGGCGCGGCGGTGATCTTTCCGGTGCCGGGCCTGCCCGAGGTGAGTGTGCTCGCGCGCACCGACCTGTTCGAGTACCTGGCCGAGGCCACCAAGCCCGATCTGCGCACGGTCGAGGTGGCGCAGGCGCCGGGTGCTGCGCCGCCCGATGGGCAGGCCGGCGGCGGGGTGGTGGTGCTGGGGCGCGAGCAGATCGGCGGCTATGACCTGGCCCGCCTCAGCGCCGACGACCCAGGCGCGCTGCAGGCATGGCTCGATCTGAACGGCTACCGCGCGCCGCCGGGCGCCGGGCCGATCGTGCAGGCGTATATCGCCGAGGGTTGGAAGTTCGTGGCGGTGAAGCTGGCGGCCGGCCAGCCCGCCGATGGCGCGCTTGCGCCACTGCGCATGGCCTTCGACGCGCAGGCGATCGTCTACCCCATGCGCCTGGGCGCCCTATCCGACCAGCCGGTCGATGTGCTGCTGTATATCGCCGCCGAGCACCGCGTCAGCATCCCGGCGCTGACACTCGAGTATGCCAGCCCGATCGCGCAGCTTAGCCCGGCGCCGCCGGCCGAGCACGCCGAGCTGCTGCGCGCGCCATTCCTCACCAAGCTGCGCGGCAGCCTGGCGCCTGCGTCGCTCACCGCCGATTTCGTGGCCGAGCGCGCGCCCGACGACCGCCCCTACCGCCTGGTGCTCACCCGCAGGGTGTATGTCGCGGGCCGGGCGCCGGCCGGCAGTGGCGTGGGGCTGGTGCTTGGCCTGGCGCTGGCGATCATGGCCAGCGCCGCCGCCCTGGGCGTGGCGGTTGGGCTGCGCCGGCGGATTGATCGGCTCGCCGGCCCCGACCCCGACGAGGACGAGGATGCGTGATTGAGCAGGCCGGGCCGGCTTGCACGAACGAGGGGCGCGCCATTGCGCGCCCCTTCGCATTTCTGTAATCAATTGTCAATCTATGTAAGCCGGCCATCATTCATGCGGCTGCGCTGCGCCCCTATACTAGGCCTATACGTCTTACTAGAGCAATCCTGCTGGATCTATAAACGTAGGAAGAATTTTTCTCGGGGGCTGCGCCCCCAATCCCGCGCTTTGCGCTTCGCGCGAACATCGCACAGAATTGGAAATATCGCATTGTTTCAGTGTTGCGCTCGCAGAGCGCGACGCTGAAAAAGGAACAATAATGCTCCGGATTATTTCTGCCAGTCTGCTTCTGATCGCGCTGATTGCCGCGCTGCCGGCCGCTGCCGCGCCGCGCGCCGAGGATACTGCCATGCCACAGGCTACCGCGCCAGGCACCGCCAACCCCGAGTTCATGGGCATGGTGATCCGCGACCCGTTCTACGAGTTCGACACCAACCCGGCCTTCCCCGGCCAGCCGAACCAGGCCTTTCAAGATCGTATGGGCCAGCTGCTGGCCAACGCCGGCGTGCGCTGGGTGCGGCTCGATTTCCTGGCCGACCCGGACGGCCACGTTAACTTCGCCAAGTACGACTACTTCATCGGCACGGTTGCGCCGAAGTATGGCTTCAAAGTGCTGGGGCTGCTCAATGTGGCAACCATCCGCACCTGGGTGACCGTCAACAACCAGGGCGTCTATTATCCGATCTTGCTCAACACCGACCCGGCCACGCTCACGCACCCGAAGTATGGCGCGGCGCTGAACCAGTATATGATCGACTGGCTCGACGAGGCGCTGCGTGTTGCCGCGCACTACGACGGCAGTGACGCGCAGGCCGGCCGGGTGCATGCCTTCGAGATCTTCAACGAGATGAACCGGCTGTTTGGTGACGGCACCAACCTGCCGGCCGGGCTCGAGTACGCCGGGCTGAACCCCGACTACGTCGCGCGCATCCACGCCAAGTTCTACCGCATCTGCAAGAACACCGACGGCAGCCAGCCCGCCGCAGCGTGCCCGAGCGATACGCAGATCATCCTGGGTGGGCTGCACCCCAAGGGCACCAGCAACCGCCGCACCGCAAAACAGAAAGAGAGCTTTAAATTCACCGACGAGCAGTACCTGCAGCAGATGTACGCCAGCGCATTCACCGACTTCAAGCACAACCCGCAGAACCTGGCACCCTGGAACGACACCTACCCGCTCGACGGAATTGGTTACCACCCCTACCCCGAGGAGATCGCGCCGCGCGCGAGCATCCAGGGCATCCAGCAGGATATCGCGATTAAAATCCTGCCGCGCCTGCAGCAGCTGCGCGACACGCTCAAAACGCCGGGTGTCAACGACCCCGACCGGCCGTTCTGGATCACCGAGATCGGCTACAATGTGGCGTTCTACAAGAACGGCGGCGCGCAGGCACCCCAGCTACAGGCCGAGTTTATGCGCCAGGTGTACACCGCGCTCGCCGCGCGCGGCGACGTGGCGAATGTGTTCTGGTTCAAGTACGAAGATTTTCCGCCGGCCAGCGGCACCAACGCGCAGATGTGGGGCATCGTGCGGATTCACTTCGACACCGGCAGCTGCCCCGGCGGTACGTGCTACACGCCCAGCGGTGAGCCCGAGCTGGTGCGGCCGGCCTACCTGACCTACCGCGAGCTGGCGGGCTTGCCGATCCTGCGCATGTACCTGCCGTCGGTTAGCCGCTAGGGCCGCGCCGGGCGCGCTCACTCGCCCGGCGTCTGCTCGCCCTCGACCAGAATTCGCCGCAGGACTTTGCCGATAAACGAGCGTGGTAGCGCCTCGCGAAACTCGACCGCGCTGGGCAGCTTGTAGGCGCTCAGCCGCTCGCGCAAGAACTGCAAGATCTCGTCGGCGGTTGCGCTCTCGCCGCGGCGCAGCACCACAAACGCCTTCACATCGGTGGTGCCGCCGCTGCGCGGCACACCGGCCACAGCGGCATCGAGCACCTTGGGGTGCTCGTACAGCACCTCTTCGATATCGCGTGGGTAGATGTTGTAGCGCCCGGCCACGATCATCTCCTTCTTGCGCTCGATCACCTGGAAGAAGCCTGCGGCATCCATACGCGCCAGGTCGCCGGTGCGCAGCCAGCCGTCGGGCGTCAGCGCCTCGGCCGTCTCGGCCGGGCGGCCCCAGTAGCCCTGCATCAGCTGTGGCCCGCGCACCAGCAGCTCGCCGATCTGTCCGGGCGGCAGGTCGGCGCCGCTGTCGGCATCGACGATCCGTGCATCGGTGGAGGGCAGCGGCACGCCGATAAAGCCGCGCCGCTGGGTCGCGCCAAGCGGGTTGACATGCGTCACCGGGCCGGCCTCGCTCAGGCCGTAGCCCTCGACCAGCCGCGCGCGGGTGATGCGCTCGAAGCCTTCCTGCACCTCGATCGGTAGCGGGGCGGCGCCGCTCAGGCAGGCACGCAGCGAGGCCAGGCCGTAGCCGCGCGCGTCTTTCACGTCGGTGATCGCCGCGTACATCGGCGGCACGCCAGGGAACAGCGTCGGCCGGTCGCGCCGGATCGCATGCAGTACATTCTGAGTCTCGAAGGTTGGCAGTAGGATCATCGCGGCGGCCAGCTGCACGGCAAAGTTCATGCACGCGGTCATGCCGTAGGCGTGCGAGAACGGTAATGCGCACAGCACGCGCTCGCGGCCACGCCGCAGCTCGGGCACCCAGGCGCTGGTCTGGAGCGCGTTGGCCACCAGGCTGCGGTGGCTATGCACCACGCCCTTGGCCTCGCCGGTGGTGCCGCCGGTGTACAGGATCACCGCCGGCGCGGATGGGTCGATCGGCGGCAGCGCGGCGGCGGCGCTGGCCGGCTCGAGCATGCGCGCAAGCCACAGCGAGCGGTCGGCCTCGGCGCCCGGCACCAGGTGGCCCTCGCGCTCTTGGCGCAGCAGCGTGAACAGGCGCCGCTGTGTGGTAGGAAGGTATTCTTTCAGGTTGGTATAAATGACCCGCTCGAAGCTCACGCGCTCGCGCACCTGGGCCACTAGCGGGTGGAACATGCTCAGCGCCACGATCGATGTAGCCTGGGCATCCTCGACCTGGCGGATCAAGCTGCCGGCTTCGAACAGCGGGTTAGCCAGCACCACCACGGCACCGGCACGCAGCGCGCCGTAGTAGCAGATCACCGCCTGCGGCACGTTTGGCAACACCAGGGCCACCCGCTCGCCTGGCTGCACTCCGGCCGCACGCAGGCCAGCCGCGCAGCGCGTCGCCAGCCGATCGAGCTCGGCGTAGCTCAGCTCGGCGCCGTAGAACAGCGTGGCCGGGGCACGCGGGAACTCGCGCGCGGCGGACGCCAGCAGCTCGGGCAAGGCGATCGGCGGCACGTCGATCGTATGCGGCACGCCCGCGTCGTAGTGGGCCAGCCAGGGTCGGTCGGTCGTGGGCATGCTTGCCTCCCGCGCGGGCGCGCTATTTGGAGTTTGGTATGCTGGGATACGAGTATTGTAGCAGATCTTGATCGGGCTATGC
The sequence above is drawn from the Candidatus Kouleothrix ribensis genome and encodes:
- the argJ gene encoding bifunctional glutamate N-acetyltransferase/amino-acid acetyltransferase ArgJ, whose translation is MISANIDTFTLAPGFRASATACGLKPSGNLDLALIAAEGPCSAAGVFTTNRVKAAPVLYDQALLARNAAGIRAVITNAGCANACTGPRGMDDARRTAELTAYGLRCHPDDVLVLSTGVIGRHLDMDKLAQGIATVTSSAAPQHGAPVAARAIMTTDTRPKVARTVVEIGGRPVTIAGMCKGAGMIHPNMATMLAIVTTDAAAEPALLQQALRQAASRSFNCVSVDGDMSTNDTLLLLASGSSGVKLTAADGAFVAALTDVCIDLSRQIARDGEGATRLIEIRVSGAADEAQAHMVGDSIARSPLFKCAVHGGDPNWGRVLCAAGYSGAAIDADRLSLSFGQPGRAQVQVVASGLPLDYAEHAAAARLRDDPVYVNLDLGLGAAEATVWTCDFSREYVEINAHYTT
- the argH gene encoding argininosuccinate lyase, producing MWGGRFSGSIDERMARFNHSYPFDWRMWAEDISGSMAWARQLHAAGIIAADELAALLAGLEAVRAEFAAGQFAALASDEDIHSAVERRLGELAGAVAGKLHTGRSRNDQVATDVRLWVLGALGRADAAVRELQAALLAQAEAAGAALMPGYTHLQRAQPILLAHWLLAHFWPLQRDRERLADCAKRVAVLPLGAGAIAGTPLRIDRAALAADLGFQAISPNSVDAVSDRDFAAEFLFAAALIGLHLSRLAEDMIIYSTSEFGFVVLDDAYSTGSSLMPQKKNPDSFELLRGKSGRLIGDLVGLLTVLKGLPAAYDKDLQEDKQPLFDSADTLELALPVAAGAIATARFNTERMRAALDDAMLATDLADYLVERGVAFRAAHQAVGMLVRAAEQRGLALSQLPFDIFRAASPAFGEDVLDIFDPARSAAARAVPGATAPAAVRAQIEQAHACLGQATHA
- a CDS encoding MFS transporter, encoding MHSPAALPRQRSRIILAVACLCFFAIGTAMAAIGPALPELAAHAGSKIEAVGTLFSAVFLGALLAQLAAGQLSDRVDLRLLLLAGMTLFGLGTLGYATSRMLPLTLACALLAGLGQGTLIVGINIALVRAFAERSTTALNLANVFFGAGNVAGPALAVLSLRAWGGAAPVLGLGAALILIPIGLSTLIPRFAPPTRVARPAGAVPIYRAPLLWGLGMLLLVYVGTEISLSGWTTTYLQRTTALDARAGALVTAGFWLALTVGRVIGVLLSARIAPNQLLQLCLSGALIGGLLLALGIGSAPITIAAVLLIGLCFGPIFPTVIAISAHSFGEAQGRAVSIVSSLGSLGGILLPWLQGLLLARSGPIASTLLVIAGMLAMLALHAGRSLARRAAHKAT
- the argF gene encoding ornithine carbamoyltransferase, which codes for MIKHYLSAADLSREQAEQLLQRAQDLKAEWQAGGHAAMPLRGKTLALVFEKPSLRTRVAFEAGMTQLGGHGSYLSANDIDMGGRESVPDVARNLSRWVQVIAARVFRHATVAELARHSRVPVINALCDREHPCQALADLLTLKERFGRLQGLRLAYVGDGNNVCHSLLLLGATLGVNVGVACPPDYRPDPEIVAQAERSAAESDATITISSSPAEVAAAADAVYTDVWASMGQEHEAARRRPVFQPYQLNAALMAQAGPGALVMHCLPAHRGEEITAEVLDGPNAVVFDQAENRLHVQKALILTLLGL
- a CDS encoding zinc-binding dehydrogenase, producing MNALVFYEHGGLDKLHYAAVPEPVAGPGEALVAVRAVALNHLDLWVRGGLPGLHLAMPHIGGSDVAGVVAAVGDEVDEAWVGRRVVINPALGCGRCEDCLAGQQCLCAGFRVFGEHVPGGLAEYAVAPATNLYAIPGDFPFVEAAAVPLAYQTAWRALIGQARLRAGERVLILGAGGGVASAAIQIAHLAGAYVYAATSTEQKQQRALELGADETINYRQADVSQEIWRRTGKRGVDVVLENVGPATWSGSLRALRKGGRLVTFGATTGRFAETDLNLLFWKQASLIGSTMATYAEFEAVMQLVFSRRLRPVIDRVLPLSAGAEAQRILAAGEQFGKIVLEP
- a CDS encoding DUF2330 domain-containing protein, with the translated sequence MHDRTCAGVRASARLLLAGLALLGLGAPAAALACGMPLAARMPSEQALIIFAGGREQIITSVHLQADGPGAAVIFPVPGLPEVSVLARTDLFEYLAEATKPDLRTVEVAQAPGAAPPDGQAGGGVVVLGREQIGGYDLARLSADDPGALQAWLDLNGYRAPPGAGPIVQAYIAEGWKFVAVKLAAGQPADGALAPLRMAFDAQAIVYPMRLGALSDQPVDVLLYIAAEHRVSIPALTLEYASPIAQLSPAPPAEHAELLRAPFLTKLRGSLAPASLTADFVAERAPDDRPYRLVLTRRVYVAGRAPAGSGVGLVLGLALAIMASAAALGVAVGLRRRIDRLAGPDPDEDEDA
- a CDS encoding long-chain fatty acid--CoA ligase; the protein is MPTTDRPWLAHYDAGVPHTIDVPPIALPELLASAAREFPRAPATLFYGAELSYAELDRLATRCAAGLRAAGVQPGERVALVLPNVPQAVICYYGALRAGAVVVLANPLFEAGSLIRQVEDAQATSIVALSMFHPLVAQVRERVSFERVIYTNLKEYLPTTQRRLFTLLRQEREGHLVPGAEADRSLWLARMLEPASAAAALPPIDPSAPAVILYTGGTTGEAKGVVHSHRSLVANALQTSAWVPELRRGRERVLCALPFSHAYGMTACMNFAVQLAAAMILLPTFETQNVLHAIRRDRPTLFPGVPPMYAAITDVKDARGYGLASLRACLSGAAPLPIEVQEGFERITRARLVEGYGLSEAGPVTHVNPLGATQRRGFIGVPLPSTDARIVDADSGADLPPGQIGELLVRGPQLMQGYWGRPAETAEALTPDGWLRTGDLARMDAAGFFQVIERKKEMIVAGRYNIYPRDIEEVLYEHPKVLDAAVAGVPRSGGTTDVKAFVVLRRGESATADEILQFLRERLSAYKLPSAVEFREALPRSFIGKVLRRILVEGEQTPGE